The following is a genomic window from Amaranthus tricolor cultivar Red isolate AtriRed21 chromosome 10, ASM2621246v1, whole genome shotgun sequence.
GTTCAGGAACAGCTGATGGAACTGATCCATATGCAGAGCTCTCTTTACAGCCGTTATCTGAGTATATTATTCCTTCTGATGGAGTTACAATGACATGTATCACTTGCACTGATAAAGGCCGGATTTTCTTAGCCGGCCGTGATGGTCACATTTATGAGCTACAGTATACAACAGGCTCTGGCTGGCAAAAACGTTGTCGAAAAGTTTGCCTTACTTCAGGTCTTAGTAGTGTCATTTCAAGGTAATAATTTATGCTATTGATCTGTCTGGATAATTTAGTACTTTTTGATATCCAATTTGATTAGTAGGAAATTTTTTGATATTACTCTTTgatttctttgcttttattttatgtatttggtGTGTAATGTTTGACCACAAACTCATCATTTTCCAAAAAGTATTCTTGGCGTACACATGAATTTTGTTGTATCTTTCCAGATGGGTTGTGCCAAATGTCTTCAAATTTGGAGCTGTTGATCCTATTGTTGAGATGGTTTTTGACAATGAAAGGCATATACTTTATGCAAGAACTGAAGCTGTGAAACTCCAAGTTTATGAGTTGGGTCATAATGGAGAAGGCCCACTCAGAAAGGTGGCAGAGGAAAGGAACTTCATCAATCAGAGGGATCCTAATTATGGTGGTAGACAGTCAGGAGGGACAAGAGCTGCTGGTGCATCGGCAAAACCCTCTATAGTTTGCATTTCACCTTTATCTTCACTAGAGTCAAAAGGGCTTCACCTTGTTGCTGTTTTATCAGATGGAAGAAGAATGTATTTTTCAACTAGTTCTTATGGGATAAATAGTTCAGTTGGAGGTCTGCATGGATTTAGTAACCACCATAAACCAAGTTGTTTGAAATTTGTGTCAATCAGACCTTCTCCTCCTTTGGGTGTCACTGGTGTTCTTGGTTTTGGTTCTGTTCCTTTTGTTGGGCGTGCTCAGAGTGAAGATCTTTCTCTGAAAGTTGAAGCAGCATATCATTCTGCTGGAACTCTTGTTCTTTCGGATTCATCACCACCAAATGCATCCTCTCTTCTTATCGTTTCCAAAGATTACACTACTCAGTCGTCTGCCCCTAGTAATATTGGAACCAATGTGAGAAGTACTCGTGCATTACGGGAATCTGTATCTTCTCTGCCTGTAGAAGGAAGAATGTTATTTGTGGCAGATGTTTTGCCCTTACCAGAGACAGCATTAATGGTACAGTCTCTTTATTCAGAATGTGAATTTTTTGGTATGGGTAGGTCTGGTGAGTCGTTGGAGAAAGCATCTGCGAAATTGTGGGCTAGAGGTGACCTTTCAACTCAGCATATATTACCAAGGAGGCGAATTGTTGTTTTCAGTACCATGGGTATGATGGAGTTAGTTTTCAATAGGCCAGTTGACATTCTAAGAAGGTTGTTGGAATCTAACTCACCGAGGGCAGTTTTAGAAGATTTTTTCAATCGTTTTGGGCCTGTAGAAGCTGCTGCTATGTGTTTAATGCTGGCTGCTAAAATTGTTGATACAGAAAATATTACTTGCAATATTGTCACTGAAAAAGCAGCTGAGTCGTATGAGGACCCTAGATTCGTTGGAATGCCCCAACTTGAAGGAAGTAGTGCATTATCAAATGCAAGAACAGCTGCAGGGGGGTTTAGCATGGGACAGGTAGTTCAGGAGGCTGAGCCTGTGTTTTCTGGTGCCTATGAAGGATTGTGCTTGTGCACAGCGAGATTGCTTTTTCCTTTATGGGAGCTTCCCGTTATGGTTATAAGAGGTGGTTCTGGTTCTTCTGAACCGTCTGGAAATGATGTTGTTGTGTGCAGACTTTCTATTGCAGCCATGCAGGTTCTTGAAAACAAAATCCTTTCCTTGGAGAAATTTGTTAAATTACGTAAGAATCAGAGAAGAGGATTGTATGCTCGTGTTGCTGGCCTGGGAGAATTGACAGGCTCAATTGTATATTCAGGTGGTTCAACGTTAGGGGGTGATGACAGGAGCATGACTGGAACCTTGTTTGGAGGTTATTCTCGGAATTTGGAGTCTGCAACTGCAGTGACTTCTAATAAAAGACAGCGGTTGCCATACAGTCCTGCAGAACTTGCAGCCATGGAGGTCTCTTTTTGCTAATATTTTCTTCGTTGACTATGACTTTTGCTTCTTGTTTATGTTCTTTCCTACCCTATCCTGCAGGTGAGAGCAATGGAATGCATTCGACAATTGCTCCTCAGATCCAGTGAAGCTCTGTTTCTACTACAACTGCTTTCTCAACATCATGTGACACGCTTAATACAAGGTTTTGATGCTGATTTAAAACGGGCATTAACTCAGATAACTTTTCATCAGCTTGTTTGTTCTGATGAAGGTGACATGCTAGCAACCAGGCTTTTATCTGCTTTGATGGAGGTAATGCATGTTATGGAAAGTTCTAAGATGACTTTCAGTTCAATTAATCGTTGATTGTTTGTTCCATCTGTACACCAATCATTTTTTTTGCTGACCTATTCTTCCCACAGTATTATACTGGTCGTGACGGTAGGGGAACTGTGGATGACATTAGTGGGAAGTTGCGGGAAGGATGCCCGAGCTATTATAAGGAGTCCGATTATAAATTTTACTTAGCTGTGGAACATCTTGAGAGAGCTGCTGTATCCGCTGATGCCGAGGAGAGGGAGAATCTTGCTAGAGAGGCCTTTAATTTCTTGAGTCAAGTCCCAGAGTCCGCGGACTTGCGCTCAATATGTAAAAGATTTGAAGATCTGAGGTAAGCctattttaaaacttttatcTCACATTACTAACATTCTTAATGTTCAAGTATCCTTACTGATGCCCAAGGAATTGCAGGTTCTATGAAGCTGTTGTGCACTTGCCTTTACAGAAGGCTCAAGTTCTTGATCCTGCTGGGAATGCCATTAACGAACAAATTGACCCAACTAATCGAGAGCGTGCGCTTGCTCAGCGTGAGCAATGTTATGAGATAATTACAAGTGCCTTACGTAATCTGAAAGGAGATACAATTAATTCACCTACAAAATCTACGTCTGCAAGATCTGTTCTTGATCAGTCCACTAGAAAGAAGTATGTTTGTCAGATTGTTCAGCTTGCTGTCCAGTCCCCTGATAGAATATTTCATGAATATCTCTACCGAGCTATGGTTGATCTGGGCTTGGAAAATGAGCTTTTAGAGTTTGGAGGACCTGATCTGGTTCCCTTTTTGCAGCGTGCAGTCTCTGAGACTAAAAATGAGGTACATTtctacattaatttttattcattcTTGTTAGCCGTCAAAATCTGTTTGCTATTCGACTAGTCATAGTGCCTTGAAAAGGGTAGATGAACCATCAGTCTGATAATTGTAGATTTTTTCTGACATATGGTggatattttcttttcattgacAGGCACATGCTGCCTTATCTGCTACACACCCTACTTCTACATCGGTTCATATGGGTATGCGTGATCCATCTAGCCGAACCAAATATTTGGATCTCTTGGCACGCTATTACATCATGAAACGCCAACATTTACTTGCTGCGCATGTGTTATTGAAGCTGGCAGAAAGACGTTCCATGGATGAAAGAGACATCCCTAGCTTGGAGCAGAGGTTCGTTGATTTCTACAATCCTCCTTTTCTCTTCCTCCAAAAAAAATTGGTTCATATCCGGAAAACAACACCAATAAATAATTGAAACATCTTTGCTGGATCCTGTAGAGAAAGGGGATAGCCACAGCATAatttctcttaattttttttttgttttcttgattCCTGAATGGAAGTGTTGATTAGTTTTCATTTTACCGCATCAGGTGTCAGTACCTAAATAGCGCTGTCCTCCAAGCCAAAAATGCAAGCAATAATGACAATTTGACGAGTTCAACAAAAGGTGTTTATGATGATGGACTGCTTGATCTACTTGAGGGGAAACTAGCTGTAGTGCGCTTTCAGATAAAGATCAGGGAGGAATTGGAAGCCAAAGCTCTGCAGTTAGAAGCATGCACTGGAAGATCAGAGTCTAGTGAAAATGAAGAGACTTCTGTGAGACATGAAGCTAATTTAGCCAGCTCTGTAAGAGAGAAGGTGAAAGAGTTGTCATCAGAATTGAAGAGCATAACTCAACTGTATAATGACTATGCTGTTCCTTTTGATCTTTGGGAGGTAGATCCTATCATCTCTACTTTTATTTACCTTCTTATTTTACGTATGAGGCATCTAGTCTTGAAGGAGGATTCGTGGAGTAAAACACCCACTTTCTTTTGGTGCAATTATTGTTTTAAtgtttttgtcttatttatgCAATTTCATTGATAGATCTCCCTCTTTTATGGGGGTCCTCAGATTTGAAATGCAGAATGCTTCTTTTTGACATTAAACCATGGATATCATTAAAAACAGAATGTGAATGAGAaatcaaagctattctcttgaTTTTTTATTACAGTTGAATTATAAGGGTATTGTTTGGGTTTTAAGAAAGGAATATATTTTATGAGAAAGATAAAGTAGTATGGAGCTTATGTGTTGAGGGGAGATACAATCACATGCTATCAAAATCATGTTCAATTCAAATGACCCTAAAAAGACATTGGTTCAACTAACTAAAAGAAGGGAGCTTGTTTGGCTGGAATGGAGATAATGATTGATGAGGATTTTGTGTGCATTCTTCCTGGAAACATTGCGGTTCTATGCTACCGAGAAGAACTTTTAAGAGCAAGCTCGTGGTTTGGAATTTGAACATATAGCTtgattatttttctttcttctcaATTCATGAGTTTAGGCAAGTTGGGGCTTTAGTTCTCTGATTTAAAACGCGAGTTTTTACTACTTCACAATTTGTAGCCTTTTTTGGTGGActttgtattttgtttattatttttaacttattttttttttcttaagctGCGTTGAAATCTTTTATTTAACATCTGAATTAAAGAAACTATATTCTCTGATATGGCATCATGATCCCAAATGTGCACGGAattagtgcaaaaacaaggtgtATAACCGCATTGCAACCGTACCGTAAAGGTTATTTTCTGATATGGCATCATGATTCCCAATGTGCACGGAattagtgcaaaaacaaggtgtATCACCGCATTGCAGCCGTACCATAAAGGTTATTCTCTGATATGGCATGATGATTCCAAATGTACACGGAattagtgc
Proteins encoded in this region:
- the LOC130825598 gene encoding nuclear pore complex protein NUP155 → MMSIDEEIVLRDVTQAGLAISDRISRDVAARFDLEEALEAARYASHPYTTHPKEWPPFVEVVDSWELPNVLVERYNAAGGEGTALCGIFPEIHRAWASVDNSLFLWRFDKWDGQCPEYSGEEQAICAVGLAKSKSGVFVEAIQHLLVLATPAELILVGVCCSGTADGTDPYAELSLQPLSEYIIPSDGVTMTCITCTDKGRIFLAGRDGHIYELQYTTGSGWQKRCRKVCLTSGLSSVISRWVVPNVFKFGAVDPIVEMVFDNERHILYARTEAVKLQVYELGHNGEGPLRKVAEERNFINQRDPNYGGRQSGGTRAAGASAKPSIVCISPLSSLESKGLHLVAVLSDGRRMYFSTSSYGINSSVGGLHGFSNHHKPSCLKFVSIRPSPPLGVTGVLGFGSVPFVGRAQSEDLSLKVEAAYHSAGTLVLSDSSPPNASSLLIVSKDYTTQSSAPSNIGTNVRSTRALRESVSSLPVEGRMLFVADVLPLPETALMVQSLYSECEFFGMGRSGESLEKASAKLWARGDLSTQHILPRRRIVVFSTMGMMELVFNRPVDILRRLLESNSPRAVLEDFFNRFGPVEAAAMCLMLAAKIVDTENITCNIVTEKAAESYEDPRFVGMPQLEGSSALSNARTAAGGFSMGQVVQEAEPVFSGAYEGLCLCTARLLFPLWELPVMVIRGGSGSSEPSGNDVVVCRLSIAAMQVLENKILSLEKFVKLRKNQRRGLYARVAGLGELTGSIVYSGGSTLGGDDRSMTGTLFGGYSRNLESATAVTSNKRQRLPYSPAELAAMEVRAMECIRQLLLRSSEALFLLQLLSQHHVTRLIQGFDADLKRALTQITFHQLVCSDEGDMLATRLLSALMEYYTGRDGRGTVDDISGKLREGCPSYYKESDYKFYLAVEHLERAAVSADAEERENLAREAFNFLSQVPESADLRSICKRFEDLRFYEAVVHLPLQKAQVLDPAGNAINEQIDPTNRERALAQREQCYEIITSALRNLKGDTINSPTKSTSARSVLDQSTRKKYVCQIVQLAVQSPDRIFHEYLYRAMVDLGLENELLEFGGPDLVPFLQRAVSETKNEAHAALSATHPTSTSVHMGMRDPSSRTKYLDLLARYYIMKRQHLLAAHVLLKLAERRSMDERDIPSLEQRCQYLNSAVLQAKNASNNDNLTSSTKGVYDDGLLDLLEGKLAVVRFQIKIREELEAKALQLEACTGRSESSENEETSVRHEANLASSVREKVKELSSELKSITQLYNDYAVPFDLWEVCLEMLYFANYSGDTDSNIIRETWARLIDQSLSRGGIAEASSVLKRVGPQLYPGDGAMLPLDTLCLHLEKAAQERFTSGVECVGDEEIPRALLGACKGSAEPVLYSYDHLLSNGAILTSPLLRLRLLRSVLVVLREWAMSIFAQSMGTSSVGASLILGTLLPNQTAGGNQGVRDKITSAANRYMTEVRRLPLPQSVTEAVYRGFRELEESLISPYSFQRM